In one Thermodesulfovibrionales bacterium genomic region, the following are encoded:
- the nuoM gene encoding NADH-quinone oxidoreductase subunit M, with translation MILGWLVIIPLAGGFGAWLLGRRDPSLTRLVSLGALVLDLGLVLTLLPECNGDGFVGKMPWVAELKIAWIPELGIGLHLGLDGLSFLMVVLTLSLGIISVLSSWTEIKEKVGAFHGNLLWVLSGIIGVFLALDLFLFYFFWELMLVPMYFLIALWGHENRSAASMKFFIFTQLSGLLMLLSILGLYIIHGRATGVYTFDYFELLGTPMNSFVSLCLMLGFFAAFAVKLPVVPFHSWLPDAHTEAPTGGSVILAGLLLKTGAYGFLRFLVPLFPRAVSDFAPVGMALAVVGILYGAILAFAQTDLKRLVAYTSISHMGFVLLGVLAWNEVALQGAVMQMLCHGISTGALFVLAGALQERMHSRDMRLMGGLWSTMPRMGGAGLVFGLASLGLPGMGNFIGEFLVLLGSYRVSIMMTVLATAGLILAAVYALWMIQQVFHGPRPEGLKQRDLSLREMSVMTVMIAAILWLGLYPRPVLTIAAPVVEGLQQNLSEKEIKDKSTGTVPSGHEKEKRRGDGR, from the coding sequence ATGATACTTGGCTGGCTTGTTATCATACCCTTGGCCGGTGGTTTTGGAGCATGGCTTCTTGGCCGCAGGGATCCTTCCCTGACGCGTCTGGTCTCTCTCGGCGCCCTTGTCCTTGACCTCGGGCTGGTGTTGACGCTCCTGCCGGAATGCAACGGGGATGGTTTTGTAGGAAAGATGCCGTGGGTCGCAGAACTGAAGATTGCCTGGATCCCCGAACTCGGGATCGGCCTTCATCTTGGGCTGGACGGTCTGAGTTTTCTGATGGTTGTTCTCACCCTTTCCCTCGGCATCATATCCGTTCTCTCTTCCTGGACAGAGATAAAGGAGAAGGTAGGCGCTTTTCACGGAAACCTCCTTTGGGTCCTCTCGGGGATTATCGGTGTCTTCCTCGCCCTTGATCTCTTCCTCTTTTATTTCTTTTGGGAACTGATGCTTGTGCCGATGTACTTTCTCATAGCCCTCTGGGGCCATGAAAACCGTTCTGCTGCGTCCATGAAATTCTTTATCTTCACTCAGCTCAGCGGACTGCTCATGCTCCTGTCTATCCTCGGACTTTATATCATTCACGGCCGCGCGACGGGGGTTTATACCTTTGACTACTTTGAGCTCCTCGGAACACCGATGAACTCCTTCGTCTCTCTCTGTCTCATGCTCGGGTTTTTTGCTGCCTTTGCCGTGAAGCTGCCGGTGGTGCCTTTCCACAGTTGGCTTCCCGATGCACACACTGAAGCGCCTACCGGGGGGAGCGTGATCCTGGCAGGCCTCCTGTTGAAGACGGGCGCCTATGGTTTCCTGCGCTTTCTCGTACCGCTTTTCCCCCGTGCAGTATCCGATTTCGCCCCTGTCGGAATGGCCCTTGCCGTTGTCGGAATCCTCTACGGTGCCATCCTTGCCTTTGCCCAGACCGATCTCAAGAGACTCGTGGCCTATACAAGCATCAGCCACATGGGTTTTGTCCTCCTCGGCGTCCTTGCCTGGAACGAGGTCGCCCTTCAGGGTGCGGTTATGCAGATGCTCTGCCACGGCATCAGCACCGGTGCGCTCTTTGTCCTCGCAGGAGCGCTCCAGGAGCGGATGCATAGCCGCGACATGAGGCTCATGGGCGGACTCTGGTCAACGATGCCCCGGATGGGTGGAGCGGGACTGGTCTTTGGCCTCGCTTCCCTCGGTCTCCCCGGGATGGGCAACTTCATCGGAGAGTTCCTCGTGCTCCTCGGTTCATACAGAGTGAGTATCATGATGACAGTGCTGGCAACAGCAGGCCTTATTCTTGCCGCAGTCTATGCGCTCTGGATGATACAGCAGGTCTTTCACGGCCCGAGACCGGAAGGATTGAAGCAAAGGGACCTCTCGCTCCGTGAGATGTCGGTCATGACAGTTATGATCGCGGCCATATTGTGGCTGGGCCTTTATCCCCGGCCTGTCCTTACCATTGCGGCGCCTGTTGTCGAAGGCCTTCAGCAGAACCTTTCGGAAAAGGAGATTAAGGACAAGAGCACGGGGACAGTGCCCTCGGGGCATGAAAAGGAGAAACGGCGAGGAGATGGACGATGA